A region of Chlamydia crocodili DNA encodes the following proteins:
- a CDS encoding ABC transporter permease, whose amino-acid sequence MFRYIKKRLVFNLLSLWIILTLTFLVMKTIPGDPFNDESSNTLSQETLQILKSRYGLNKPLYQQYIHYLKSLVTLDFGNSLVYKDRSVTSIISTAFPASAILGLESLILSISGGISLGTLAALRKKKQGRYILFSSILQISIPAFVLATMLQYIFAVKIPIFPIACWGNFSHTILPSLALAITPMAFITQLTFSSVSSVLNKDYVLLAYAKGLSPIKVILKHILPYAVFPTISYAAFLVTTVMTGTFAIENIFCIPGLGKWFVCSIKQRDYPVTLGLSVFYGAFFMLASLLSDLIQAMIDPQLRYSYKEFEQETNFSQESEHL is encoded by the coding sequence ATGTTCCGTTATATCAAGAAGCGCCTAGTATTTAACTTGCTTTCTTTATGGATCATCCTAACCTTAACTTTCCTTGTAATGAAAACTATTCCCGGTGATCCATTTAATGATGAAAGTAGCAATACTTTATCACAAGAAACTTTGCAGATTCTTAAGTCACGCTACGGATTAAATAAACCCCTGTACCAACAATACATTCATTATTTGAAATCTTTGGTAACTTTAGATTTTGGAAATTCCCTTGTTTACAAAGATCGTAGTGTAACAAGCATTATCTCCACAGCATTTCCTGCATCAGCAATACTTGGACTTGAAAGCCTTATCCTTTCTATCTCTGGTGGAATCTCGTTAGGAACCTTAGCAGCATTGAGGAAGAAAAAACAAGGACGCTATATCTTATTTTCTTCTATTTTACAAATTTCCATTCCTGCATTTGTCCTAGCAACTATGCTACAATATATTTTTGCAGTGAAAATACCTATCTTCCCCATAGCTTGTTGGGGGAATTTTTCTCATACGATTTTGCCATCTCTAGCTTTAGCAATCACACCTATGGCATTCATAACTCAACTAACTTTTTCTTCCGTATCCTCAGTCTTAAACAAAGACTACGTGTTACTTGCATATGCTAAAGGGCTATCGCCAATAAAAGTTATACTTAAACATATTCTCCCCTACGCGGTATTCCCCACTATTTCCTATGCTGCATTTCTTGTAACTACCGTCATGACCGGAACATTTGCTATAGAAAATATCTTCTGTATTCCAGGTTTAGGGAAATGGTTTGTCTGTAGTATTAAACAACGCGACTATCCAGTGACTCTAGGACTATCCGTATTTTATGGGGCCTTCTTTATGTTAGCCTCACTACTATCAGATCTTATACAGGCAATGATAGATCCTCAGCTTCGCTACTCTTATAAAGAATTTGAACAAGAAACAAACTTTTCTCAAGAAAGCGAACATCTCTAA
- a CDS encoding ABC transporter permease yields the protein MDISLKSSQPTLWQRMKGNTMFMVGILILGTLILCAILLPWIYPNYEHTSLEHTLAQPGKMFPFGTDSLGRCMLARTIQGIRLSLLIAVTATLIDVLVGLLWSTVALSSGKKIAFLMMRITEILFSIPRIPVIILLLVIFDHGILPLILAMTLTGWIPIARIIYGQFLLLENKEFVLSAKTMNASTFHILRKHLLPNTLTPIISTLIFTIPGAIYTEAFISFLGLGIQPPQASLGTLVKEGINAIDYYPWLFFIPSFFMITLSISFNLIGEGAKALFIEENSHA from the coding sequence ATGGATATTTCTTTAAAATCTTCTCAACCTACTCTATGGCAACGTATGAAAGGAAATACCATGTTTATGGTAGGAATCTTGATACTTGGGACTTTAATCCTATGCGCCATTCTTCTTCCGTGGATTTATCCTAATTATGAACACACGTCTTTAGAACATACTTTAGCTCAACCAGGGAAAATGTTTCCTTTTGGAACAGATTCTCTAGGACGTTGTATGTTGGCTAGAACTATTCAAGGTATTCGTCTATCGTTACTGATCGCTGTAACAGCAACCCTTATAGATGTCTTGGTAGGGCTTCTTTGGTCTACGGTAGCCTTATCTTCCGGAAAAAAAATAGCCTTTCTAATGATGCGTATTACAGAAATCCTATTTTCAATTCCTAGAATTCCTGTAATCATTCTTCTTCTTGTTATCTTTGATCATGGGATTCTTCCCCTGATTCTTGCTATGACACTAACAGGATGGATACCGATAGCACGAATTATCTATGGACAATTCTTATTATTAGAAAATAAAGAGTTTGTGCTTTCCGCAAAGACTATGAACGCGTCTACATTTCATATTCTGAGAAAGCATCTTTTACCCAATACACTTACTCCGATTATCTCTACACTGATTTTCACTATTCCTGGAGCAATATACACAGAAGCTTTTATTAGCTTTTTAGGCTTAGGAATCCAACCTCCACAAGCTAGCTTAGGGACATTAGTAAAAGAAGGTATTAACGCTATTGATTACTATCCTTGGCTATTTTTTATTCCATCATTTTTCATGATTACACTCTCAATAAGCTTTAACCTGATTGGAGAAGGAGCAAAAGCTCTATTCATAGAGGAAAACTCTCATGCCTAA
- a CDS encoding ABC transporter ATP-binding protein → MPNTLLNIQNLTIASNNPRRLLIDNLSLTIKKQHSLALVGENGSGKTTITKAILGFLPDNCEIVEGNIFFEDQNLKTMSYKNFQKIRGRKIATVLQNAMGSLTPSMRVGAQIVETLRQHHPITKKEAYSKAIELLASVRIPNPERCFHLYPFELSGGMRQRTVIAISLASSPELILADEPTTALDSVSQAQVLRILRKVHKENNTAMLLVTHNLALVTELCDDIAIIKDGQLIETGSVKEIFSYPKHSYTKRLLKAVSKIPLTASSSPILKAKLAALRNTDTL, encoded by the coding sequence ATGCCTAATACGCTGCTCAATATACAAAACCTCACGATAGCATCAAATAATCCACGTAGATTGCTGATAGACAATCTTAGTCTTACTATCAAAAAACAGCATAGTCTAGCTTTGGTAGGAGAGAATGGCTCAGGGAAAACAACAATTACTAAGGCAATTCTTGGTTTTCTTCCAGATAATTGTGAAATTGTAGAAGGCAACATCTTCTTTGAAGATCAGAATCTGAAAACAATGTCGTATAAAAATTTCCAAAAAATTCGAGGGAGGAAAATAGCTACAGTATTGCAAAATGCTATGGGATCCCTTACACCATCTATGCGTGTAGGAGCGCAAATTGTAGAAACCTTACGACAACATCATCCCATAACGAAAAAAGAAGCTTATTCAAAAGCTATAGAATTATTAGCAAGCGTACGCATACCTAATCCAGAACGTTGTTTTCATCTCTATCCTTTTGAATTAAGTGGCGGTATGCGTCAACGTACAGTAATCGCTATATCTTTAGCTAGCTCTCCAGAACTTATTCTTGCTGACGAACCTACAACAGCCCTAGATTCTGTATCACAAGCCCAAGTATTGCGTATATTGCGTAAGGTTCATAAAGAGAATAATACAGCAATGCTGCTAGTCACCCATAATCTAGCTCTAGTAACAGAACTTTGTGATGATATTGCGATTATTAAAGATGGCCAACTTATAGAAACTGGAAGTGTAAAAGAGATTTTTTCTTATCCAAAGCATTCTTATACGAAACGTCTTCTCAAAGCTGTATCGAAAATCCCTCTCACAGCCTCCTCTTCGCCTATTTTAAAAGCGAAGCTTGCAGCTTTAAGAAATACAGATACCCTATAG
- a CDS encoding ABC transporter ATP-binding protein — protein MTNLVTINNLSIAIRKQVILNSINLQLKKGECLTIVGASGSGKSSLALAILGLIQPNQGTITFHVDPKTPKAKTVQIVWQDVHSSLNPTMSIEDLILEPLHIIGTHSKEKQKEKIQRVLQLVNLPLSILRLKPHKLSGGQKQRVAIAKALVCEPDLLICDEPISALDTLNQSLILELFQTIKQQCESTLLFITHDMSAAYYIADTIAVMDKGSLVEYGPRDKIFLNPKHKKTQELLDAIPIFSLEDTECSSSYTSQEKALV, from the coding sequence ATGACTAATTTAGTAACTATAAATAATCTATCCATTGCGATTAGGAAACAGGTTATCCTTAATAGTATCAATCTCCAATTAAAAAAAGGAGAGTGTCTGACAATTGTTGGCGCAAGTGGATCAGGAAAGTCTTCATTAGCTCTGGCTATTTTAGGATTAATACAACCCAATCAAGGTACTATTACCTTTCATGTTGATCCTAAAACACCAAAAGCAAAAACAGTACAAATTGTCTGGCAAGATGTCCACTCAAGTTTAAATCCTACAATGAGTATTGAAGATCTGATTTTAGAGCCTCTGCATATCATAGGAACGCACTCTAAAGAAAAACAAAAAGAAAAAATCCAACGTGTTTTACAACTCGTTAATCTACCGCTATCTATACTACGCTTAAAACCTCACAAACTCAGCGGGGGTCAAAAACAACGTGTGGCGATTGCGAAAGCTTTAGTATGTGAACCTGATCTCCTTATTTGTGATGAACCAATATCTGCTTTAGACACTCTGAATCAATCACTCATATTAGAACTTTTCCAAACAATAAAGCAGCAATGTGAAAGTACGCTACTCTTCATCACACATGATATGTCAGCAGCTTACTATATTGCAGATACTATTGCTGTTATGGACAAAGGATCCCTTGTAGAATATGGTCCCAGAGATAAGATTTTCTTAAATCCTAAACATAAAAAAACCCAAGAGCTTCTTGACGCCATTCCGATATTTTCTCTAGAAGATACCGAATGTAGTTCCTCTTATACATCTCAAGAAAAAGCACTTGTTTAA
- a CDS encoding DUF1186 domain-containing protein, with protein sequence MTMEISHILEDLAYDEGTLPREAIEAAIVKHTQITPYLLQILEDATERVPELINDGSYQGHLYAMYLLAQFRETRALPLIIKLFSYTDDTPHAIAGDVLTEDLPRILASVCDDESLIKELIETPGINPYVKAAGISSLVHLVGIKKISRDATIRYFGELLNYRLEKKPSFAWDSLIAAICALYPQELFYPISKAFNAGLVDVTFISMEDVTNIINEETIESCIQELLSSPELINDTLEEMEKWLEDFPIEP encoded by the coding sequence TTGACGATGGAAATTTCTCATATCTTGGAAGACCTCGCCTATGACGAAGGGACACTTCCCAGAGAAGCTATAGAAGCTGCTATCGTCAAACATACTCAAATTACTCCTTATCTACTTCAAATTCTTGAAGACGCCACGGAACGCGTACCAGAATTAATCAACGATGGCAGTTACCAAGGGCATCTCTACGCTATGTATTTGCTAGCACAGTTTCGAGAAACCCGAGCTCTTCCATTAATCATTAAACTTTTTTCCTATACTGATGATACGCCCCACGCAATCGCTGGTGATGTTCTTACCGAAGATCTTCCAAGAATTCTTGCTAGTGTATGTGACGATGAATCTTTGATTAAAGAGCTTATAGAAACTCCTGGGATAAATCCTTACGTAAAAGCTGCAGGAATATCCAGTCTTGTACATCTCGTAGGCATAAAAAAGATCTCTAGAGATGCAACTATTCGTTATTTTGGAGAATTGCTAAACTATAGATTAGAAAAAAAACCTTCTTTTGCTTGGGATAGTCTTATAGCCGCTATATGTGCATTATATCCCCAGGAATTATTCTACCCAATTAGCAAAGCTTTTAATGCCGGTCTCGTAGATGTAACTTTCATTAGCATGGAAGACGTAACGAATATCATAAATGAAGAAACTATTGAGTCCTGTATTCAAGAACTTCTATCCTCACCAGAACTCATTAACGACACCCTAGAAGAAATGGAAAAATGGCTCGAAGATTTTCCTATAGAGCCTTAA
- a CDS encoding anion permease: MNKQKRFLSLLFLTLVLLGIWFCPHPEAINPNAWHLFAVFTTTILGIILQPVPMGAIVIIGISTLLLTQTLTLEQGLSGFHNPIAWLVFLSFSIAKGIIKTGLGERVAYFFVSILGKNPLGLSYGLVITDFLLAPAIPSVTARSGGILYPVVMGLSESFGSSAEKGTESLIGSFLIKVAYQSSVITSAMFLTAMAGNPLVAALASNAGVALTWATWAKAAVIPGLLSLVLMPIILYKLYPPTITSCEEAIRTAKLRLKEMGPLKKGEKIILMIFILLVVLWTFGDLLRISATTAALIGLSLLILTNILDWHKDVMANTTAWETFIWFGALIMMASFLNQLGFIPLIGDSVAAGVAGLSWKVGFPILFLMYFYSHYLFASNTAHIGAMFPVFLAVSISLGTNPIFACLALAFSSNLFGGLTHYGSGPAPLYFGSQLVSVKDWWRSGFVLSMVNIVIWIGIGSLWWKILGLI; the protein is encoded by the coding sequence GTGAATAAACAAAAACGTTTCCTATCTCTTTTATTCCTCACTCTCGTACTCTTAGGTATATGGTTTTGCCCTCATCCGGAAGCAATAAACCCTAATGCTTGGCATTTATTTGCGGTATTCACAACGACAATTTTAGGAATTATTTTACAGCCAGTGCCTATGGGAGCCATAGTCATTATTGGGATTTCCACTCTTTTACTTACACAAACCTTAACTCTAGAACAAGGGTTATCAGGATTTCATAATCCAATAGCTTGGTTGGTCTTCTTATCATTTTCCATAGCAAAAGGTATTATTAAAACAGGACTTGGAGAACGCGTTGCTTATTTTTTCGTCAGTATCTTGGGGAAAAATCCTTTAGGATTAAGCTATGGTTTAGTAATCACTGATTTCTTGCTAGCTCCTGCTATTCCCAGTGTAACAGCACGTTCAGGAGGTATTCTCTATCCTGTAGTTATGGGATTATCAGAATCATTTGGGAGTTCTGCTGAAAAAGGTACAGAAAGCCTAATCGGATCATTTTTAATTAAAGTCGCATATCAAAGTTCTGTAATTACTAGTGCTATGTTTCTTACAGCCATGGCAGGTAATCCTTTGGTAGCAGCTCTAGCAAGTAATGCTGGAGTCGCTCTAACTTGGGCAACATGGGCAAAAGCTGCGGTAATTCCTGGATTACTCAGCTTAGTACTTATGCCTATAATACTTTATAAGCTCTACCCACCAACAATTACTTCCTGTGAAGAAGCAATTCGCACAGCAAAATTACGTCTCAAAGAAATGGGACCTTTGAAAAAAGGAGAGAAGATCATCTTAATGATTTTCATTCTCCTTGTTGTCTTATGGACATTTGGAGACTTATTAAGAATTTCAGCAACAACAGCAGCTCTAATTGGTTTATCTCTACTCATCCTTACGAATATTTTAGATTGGCATAAAGATGTTATGGCCAATACTACCGCATGGGAAACTTTTATTTGGTTCGGTGCTCTAATTATGATGGCATCATTCCTAAATCAACTCGGCTTTATTCCTTTAATTGGCGACTCTGTAGCTGCAGGAGTTGCAGGATTATCCTGGAAAGTAGGTTTCCCGATCCTCTTTCTTATGTACTTTTACTCGCATTATCTATTCGCAAGTAACACAGCACATATCGGAGCGATGTTCCCTGTATTCTTAGCAGTTTCTATATCACTAGGAACAAATCCAATTTTTGCCTGCCTAGCACTCGCTTTTTCAAGTAACTTATTTGGTGGGCTCACGCACTATGGTTCAGGACCCGCTCCCCTTTATTTTGGCTCTCAACTTGTTTCAGTCAAAGATTGGTGGAGATCTGGTTTTGTGCTTAGCATGGTAAATATCGTCATTTGGATCGGTATTGGCAGCTTATGGTGGAAAATTCTCGGTCTTATCTAA
- a CDS encoding diphosphate--fructose-6-phosphate 1-phosphotransferase, whose translation MHPNFGDLNGVIIPGTPPLPRELQKFPSLIPTNDLRFSPKFDADVAKLFPNTYDSPYLKFTSGTIPPMHPLKVGVMLSGGPAPGGHNVIWGLLHSLKKIHPDSSLIGFLNNGQGILNNNTVEITEEFMECFRNSGGFNCIGTGRTNIITEENKAACLKTVKALDLDGLVIIGGDGSNTASAILAEYFSQHHPKTCVVGVPKTIDGDLQHLFLDLTFGFDSATKFYSSIISNISRDTLSCKAHYHFIKLMGRSASHIALECTLQTHPNITLIGEEIAEKNVPLKTIIHKVCSIIADRAAMGKYYGIILIPEGIIEFIPEINNLVKEIERIPEDMDKFSSLSRESQKLLKSFPEAIASQLLNDRDAHGNVYVSKISVDKLLIHLVDNHLKKHFKNVPFNAISHFLGYEGRSCLPTKFDNTYSYALGYSAGILTFNRCNGYLTVIESLINIVDKWRLRAIPIVKMFTTKKKSDGAIKPLIRKSLIDISSPAFLKFKLYRKIWALEDSYRFLGPLQIDTPPNAHSDHFPPLTLLLNHNEWQKRCSICMEIPDCDY comes from the coding sequence ATGCATCCAAACTTTGGCGATCTCAACGGTGTAATTATTCCAGGCACGCCTCCTTTGCCTAGAGAGCTACAAAAATTCCCCTCTCTGATTCCTACCAACGATCTACGTTTTTCTCCTAAATTTGACGCTGATGTCGCTAAACTTTTCCCCAATACTTATGACAGTCCCTATCTAAAATTCACCTCAGGAACCATACCACCTATGCATCCATTAAAAGTTGGTGTGATGCTATCCGGAGGACCAGCTCCTGGTGGGCATAATGTCATTTGGGGGCTATTACATAGTTTAAAAAAAATCCATCCAGATAGCTCCTTAATAGGATTTCTAAATAATGGTCAGGGCATTCTTAACAACAACACGGTAGAGATTACCGAAGAATTTATGGAATGCTTTAGAAATTCTGGTGGTTTTAATTGTATAGGAACAGGAAGAACGAATATCATCACCGAAGAAAATAAAGCTGCGTGCTTGAAAACAGTGAAAGCTTTAGATCTTGATGGTTTAGTAATTATTGGCGGAGATGGCTCAAATACAGCATCCGCAATCCTTGCCGAATACTTTTCTCAGCATCACCCCAAAACTTGCGTTGTAGGCGTTCCTAAAACTATTGATGGAGATCTCCAACACTTATTTTTAGATCTTACCTTCGGATTTGATTCAGCGACAAAGTTTTATTCTTCAATCATCAGTAATATCTCTAGGGATACACTATCTTGCAAAGCACATTATCATTTTATAAAGCTTATGGGCCGATCAGCATCGCATATTGCTTTAGAATGTACCTTACAAACCCATCCGAATATCACACTTATAGGCGAAGAAATCGCAGAAAAAAATGTCCCCTTAAAAACGATCATTCACAAGGTATGCTCGATTATTGCTGATAGAGCCGCCATGGGAAAATACTACGGGATTATTCTCATTCCTGAGGGTATTATCGAGTTTATTCCTGAGATTAATAATCTTGTTAAGGAAATAGAGAGAATCCCCGAAGATATGGATAAATTCTCATCATTATCTCGAGAATCTCAAAAATTATTGAAAAGCTTTCCTGAAGCCATTGCCAGCCAGCTTCTTAATGATAGAGATGCTCATGGAAATGTTTATGTGTCTAAAATTAGTGTAGACAAGCTTCTCATCCACCTTGTAGATAATCACTTAAAGAAACATTTCAAAAATGTTCCCTTTAATGCGATTTCCCATTTCTTAGGTTATGAAGGAAGATCCTGTCTACCGACAAAATTCGATAACACCTACAGTTATGCTCTGGGTTATAGCGCAGGAATTCTAACATTTAATCGTTGTAATGGTTATCTCACAGTTATTGAATCCCTAATCAATATAGTGGATAAATGGCGGCTACGCGCCATACCTATTGTGAAAATGTTTACAACAAAGAAAAAATCAGATGGAGCTATAAAACCCCTAATAAGGAAGAGTTTAATAGATATAAGTAGTCCAGCTTTCCTTAAATTTAAGTTATATAGAAAAATCTGGGCTCTTGAAGACTCCTATCGCTTTTTAGGACCTCTACAAATTGACACACCGCCAAACGCACATTCCGATCATTTCCCTCCCCTAACCCTACTCCTCAATCATAATGAATGGCAAAAAAGATGCTCAATCTGTATGGAAATTCCTGACTGTGA